The Edaphobacter flagellatus sequence CAGCGAACGGAAGTTCATCCCCAGCGCATCCACCAGCAGCAGGCGACCGATAAGTGGCTCGCCGATACCGAGAATCAGCTTGATCGCCTCCGTCGCCTGGATTACGCCCAGAAGACCCGGAAGGATGCCAAGCACACCACCCTCAGCGCAGGAAGGAACGAGTCCTGGAGGTGGCGGCTCAGGATAAAGGCAGCGATAGCATGGGCCTTCCTCCGTGCCGAACACACTGGCCTGCCCCTCGAAACGGAAGATCGAAGCATACGCATTCGGCTTCTTCAGGATCACGCAGGCATCGTTCACTAGGTAGCGTGTCTGGAAGTTGTCCGTGCCATCGGCGATGACGTCGTAATCCTTGAAGATCTCCAGCGCATTCGCCGAAGTCAGCATCGTATTGTGCTTGATGATGTTGACGTTCTTGTTCAGCCCCTTCAACATCTCCTCAGCCGAATCGACCTTCAGCTTACCGACGGTCGACTGCGAGTGGATGATCTGCCGCTGCAAATTCGACTCATCAACCACGTCAAAGTCGATCAGCCCAATCGTGCCGACGCCAGCCGCCGTCAGATACAGTGCCAGCGGTGCGCCGAGGCCACCTGTACCGACGCAAAGAACACGGGCCGCCTTCAACTTCTGCTGGCCCTCCATCCCCACCTCAGGCAGAATCAGGTGGCGAGAGTAACGGGCAATCTCTTCATTGGTAAGCTTCGGGAGCTGTACGGCATCTTCAATCGCTGTGGGCATGGCTTTCCTTCAATGTTTCCTTAATTCTAGATGCAAAGTGGGCCAGAACGGCTCACAGACCGCAATCTCCGCCAAATCCTTGTCCATCTGCGTGTTATTGCAACGCACAAAGACACGAATCCTGAGCCTGATGAAGCTCGGAGCTACGTACTTGAATTGTCGAGGGGGAAACTAGAGGAGGGGACAACAGCTACAACAAAGAGAATTGCGCGAAGCGCGTACAGCAGAACCGCCGGCAATGGAGGGGATGATGGTCAACTCGTCGGTTGCGGCAACCTGAGTGGCGTCCTTCGAAGGAAGGTAGCGGAGGTCCTCGTCGTTGACGTAGACGTTGACGAACGAGCGAAGCTTGCCCTCGGTGTTGAAGAGCTGCTGCTTCAGTTCAGGGTATTCGGTAGTGAGCGCGGTAAAGACCTCGGCGACTGTCGTGCCGGGGACAGAAACCGTCTCTGCCCCGCCGGTGTAAGCGCGAAGCGGTGTCGGTATGTGAATGTTCATGCCTGACCTTTCTGTGGAGATATTCATACTGCAACGCCGATCTCGATCGGTTGATCGGCGAATTTTTTGTCTTCCTCATTCGTCCCTGTAAGAAGAAACGAATTCGTAATCGCGGCCTCGCCTTTCTCGACTGCCGTAATCACATACGAACAGCCGATCCAGTGGGCCTCCGCAAAATCCGTGGGCGACCACTGCGCCGGATGGTCCGGGTGCGAGTGATAGAAGCCAACAATGTCCAGCCCAAGACCACGAGCCTGTCTCTGAATCTTCACCAGTTCCTGCGGAGCGATGTTGTAGCGGTTATGCGCGGAATCGGTCCGGGTGTTTCCGGCACGAACAATCTGCACAACATGGTTGCCCTCGGCATCTGACTTGCCCAGAAGAACGCCGCAGCATTCATGCGGGTAAGTCTCCTCGCCGTGCGCGCGCATCGCTTCGTAATCGTTGTACTGAATATGCAGCATCGTGTTAGTCCTGCTCCTGCCAGAAATGTTCGCTCATATACTTCTCTGAAGAATCCGGCAGCACGGTAACAATCACGGCCTCGCGCCCTGCCTTCGCCTCCTGTCGCGCTACTTCAACCGCAGCCGCAACCGCTGCCGCAGCAGAGATTCCAACCAGCAGGCCATGCTTGCGCCCCAGCGTGCGAGCGAAGCGGTAGGCCACCTCGGTGTCCATGTCGATATTGGCATCAGCGAGCGCCGGATCATAGATCTTCGGCACGATGGCCGTCGCCATATGCTTCAGCCCCTCAAGGCCGTTGAAGGCCGAGTCCGGTTGCATCGAAATGCAACGAATCGCCGGGTTCAGCTCCTTCAGTCGCCGCGTCGTTCCCATAAACGTTCCCGACGTACCCAGCCCGGCAACGAAGTGCGTCACCTGCCCCTCGGTCTGCTCCCATATCTCGTTGGCTGTCGTGCGATAGTGCGCACGCCAGTTCTCGTCGTTCGAGTACTGGTCGGCATAGTAGTAACGATCAGGCTCTGCCGCGGCCAGCTCACGCGCCTTGCGAATCGCGCCATCAGAACCATCCGCCGGACTGGTCCAAATGACTTCCGCGCCGTAAGCCGCGAGATATTTTTTGCGCTCCGGTGAGACATTCGACGGCATGCAGAGCGTCACCGGAAAGTGCAGCGCAGCTCCCAGCATCGCGTAGGCGATGCCCGTATTGCCGCTGGTCGCGTCGAGCAATCCTTTACCGTTGCCGATCAGGCCACGCTTCATCGCATCGCTGACAATCGCCGAAGCGGCACGGTCCTTCACCGAACCACCAGGATTCGTCCACTCGGCCTTCCCAAGAATCTGGATGCCAGGCAGTTCTCCGGCCACCTCATCCAGACGCACCAATGGCGTATGGCCGATGCGTTCGAGAATCGTGGAGCCCAACGGTTTGATGGTTGTTAGCATCTTTCCTGTTCGTTATGCCGGTGTTGGATTGAAGCGCCGGTGCGAATATGCGACAGTTAACTTGAGTCTAAACGATGGCACTTATGGCAAAAAAGACCCCGACGCGCACCTTCAATGACGTTCTTTCCATCCTTGGCAGTCAGAGATTTGATGTGGCACCGGCGCAGGACGGTGCAAAGCGCACTCCCAACGCCTTCCAGGTGAGGAAGTTCGGCTGCGCGGCCGAGATCGCCGCCGCCCCGGATGGAACGCCGGAGATTCTGTCCCGGCCAGGAGTTCTGCTCAACGGCGAGATCGCCCGCCTGCTCGACCGCGGCTATCAGAAGTTCTTCAAGACCTCGAAGCTCGAGATCCCGGCCACCGCGGACCATCTGCGCTCCCTGCACGAGTTCAGCGAAGAGCTGAAGAAGGCGATGGGCGCTACCAATCTCTATAACGAATCGCTCGGCACGACCAGCGACCTCTATCAGTACGACCGGGTCAAGGGACGCGAATAGTCCCGCAATCTTTTATTTCTTCAACGCAGCCGGTTCTGCTCACGCTGAAGCTCGCGATAAGCTTCGCTCTTCCCCATGCCGCGTTCACGCGCAACCCGCTTGAGCGCGTCCTTCTCTGAAAGAGACTCCGCCTGCATCAATGCTGCCACCTCGGCAGCAATACTTCTCTGCTCGTGTGCCACCGCGCTGCTAACCTGCGGCTCGAACAATAGAACCATCTCGCCACGCACAGCTGGCCGCGATGCCAACTGTGCACGCAACTCCGCCACCGTTCCGCGAAGAAACTCCTCATGCAGCTTGGTCAGCTCACGCGCAATCACGACAGCCTGCTCTACGCCAAAGACCGTCTCCATATCGGCAAGCGTATCGACGATGCGATGCGGCGCCTCATAAAAAGCATGTGTCTCGACTGACACTCCCACTTGCGCCCGCAGTGCCTCAAGCGCCGTTCGCCGCTGCCCTTCCTTTGCCGGCAGAAAGCCATGAAAGGTGAACCGCTCCGTCGAAAGCCCGCTTGCGATCAGCGCATTGATCAGGGCATTCGCTCCAGGCACAGGAAATACCGGAACACCTGCGGCGATGGCAGCCGTGGCAATCTCATGCCCGGGATCAGCGATGCCCGGCGTCCCCGCATCCGAAACCACAGCTATCCGCGCTCCCTGCTTGAGCGCATGCACAAGCTCTTCTGCCCGCTGGCCCTCATTGTGCATGTGATAGCTGACTGTCGGCGTTGTAATGCCGAAGTGGTTCAGCAGCTTCTGCGTCTGGCGCGTATCCTCGCACGCAATGCGATCAACGGAACGCAGGACCCTGAGCGCGCGCAGCGTGATGTCCTCAAGATTGCCGATCGGCGTTGCAACCAGATAGAGCCCGGGAGCAAGCGGAACATCACCGGATCGATCACCAGGCATCGCGGTTAGTCCTCATGCTGCTGCGTCTGCTGCCGCAGACGGCGGCGAGCATTCAGCAATCCCATGGAGTGGGCCAGATTCTGCGGCGTAATAATGCCGACAATGCGGTCCCCTTCCAGAACCGGCACCAGTTGCGCTCCCTGGCCACCCATGATGCGACGCAATGTCTTCACCAGAGAATCATCTGGCTGGGCCGTCTGGAATGAGCGTGTCATCACGCCCTGCACATAGCCGTTACCTTCTGATTGCAGCGCCTCAACAATCCCCTGGCGTGAGACGGCACCCACAAGGTTCGCTCCACGCACAACAGGAAAGACATCCTGCAGCGTATGCACCGAGCGTTGCAGCGCCTCCTCCAGCGTGTCTGAAGCCGAAAGGGTGCTGAAGTTTGTCAGCATCACATCGCGCATGCGCACCGGATCGTTTTCATTCGACAGCAGCATGCTGGCGTCATCCATGTGCGCACCAATAAAGACAAAGCCGCCAAGCATGATCAGCCACATGTTGGGCAGAATGCATCCGGCGATAGCCAGCAGGATGCCGATGACCTGCCCCAGCCCCGCCGCCGCGCGCGTTCCCTTCAAAAGACCATGATTGCGCGCAAACTCTCCGCGAAAGATCCGACCGCCATCCAGCGGAGCAGCAGGCAGAAGATTGATCGCCGCCAGCAACACATTCACCCATACCAGCGCGCGGATCAGGTGCGCCGGCGTCATCCACGGCTTCTCCAGCAGGTTGATCTCTGGCGCAGTCGCAAGAATAATCGCGGCCAACAGAAACCCGAACACAAGGTTCGTCAGTGGACCAACGATGCCAAGCCGCTTGCCCACCTCTGGCGTTGCCGCCAGTTCGGTCGTCTCTGCTGTCGCATACTGCTGCAATCCACCTGTCGGCAGCAGCAGAATGCTGCGAAGCTCCAGCCCATACCAGGCTGCAGCAATTGCACGCGCAATCTCACGCACCACAACCGCCAGCAGAAGAATCGACCACAACACAAAGCCTCGGCTGCCCGACGATCCCGAGACCGAGGAGTAGCTGATCGCAAGCCCCAACAGCAACAAAAAAAACGTATGGATGCGAATCTCCACTCCAAACACTCTGCCAATCGAGAAGGACCATCCACGCATGACTATCATTGTATGCTCAGCGGTGGGGTGGCTAAGGCAGAGAAATGCGCGTTATCGCAGGAGAATACAGATCGCGGCCCTTATCGGCTCCGCGAGGCACGAAGACCAGGCCGACAAGCGACCGGTTGCGCGAGACGCTTTTCAACGTCATCGCTCCGCACATCGCAGGAGCGCACTTCGCCGACCTCTACGCCGGCTCCGGTGCCGTCGGTATCGAGGCCCTCAGCCGCGGCGCGCAGCGCGTGTGGTTCGCCGACAATGCTACACCGGCTATAAAAGCGATCCGAGAAAATCTGGCTGCATTGGAGATCAACGCACGATTCTCCATCGAAAACCGCGGAACCGCGGTCTTGCTGGATGCTCTTATCAAAAACGGCACGAAACTCGATCTGATCTTTCTCGATCCACCCTACGAATCCCACACCGAGTATGTGCGAACGCTAGGGTTTCTCGGCAGCGCAAAGGGGCGCCCATTGCTTGCCGAAGATGCGCGAGTCATCGCCGAACATCGCAGCAAAGATCCTCTTGAAGAACGCTATGGCGCCTTGCAACGTGTCCGCGTTCTAAAGCAGGGCGACGCCGCCCTCAGCTTCTATGCCCTCGCACCAGAAAGCGAGTCAGCCGGCTAGCCTTTCAACAAATTGCAGAGGCTAAGAGAATCCGCCGCCCTCATGTTGTCCCGTACGCAGGTCCAGCGCAAACGGAACATCTTTATCGGTGAGCATATTCCACCCCGTCCCCAGCAGCCGATCACCCTCGACGCCCGTAACGCGGACGCCCTCCCAGCTCAATCGCTGCGAACGCCATGCTTCGCCATCCGCTCCCCACGCAACAATGTGATGAAAGCCGACGAACAATAACAACCCCTGGTCCAGAAGTGCCCGTACCTCAACGACCGGCTTCAACGCGACATGCGCCGATCGCTGCGGATCGAGCGTATCGATGATGTACGCATATCCTCCCGCAACAGCGCATAGCGCATCAGGATGGGGACAGCTATATACATTCGTAGGCATCGAACGGTCCGTAAAGCCAAGCGCACACGTAGCCAGAAACACCCCTCCGACAGCAGGCCGAACCAGCAATTGCAGCGCGCCGCGGGCAAGTGCATCTTCCTCACCCGCAATCTGCTGCGGATACATAAACTGCCGCGCCGGCGCAATCAATGGAGACGCCTTCAACACCTCCACCTGCCAACTGTGTGGAAAAGCTTCAACCATGCGTCTTCGCCTTGATGTTGCGATTCACCCACGCCATCTGCTCATCCGTATCGGGCACCATGCAGCCACGCGCATTCGTCACCTGTGTCCACGCCGCCTCGTGCGTCACGCCTGACCGGATCAAAAGACTGGCAGCGACAACGCTTGAGCGTCCAATGCAGGCACGGCAATGAATCCCGATGCGCTTTCCCGCACCAAGTCGCCGCTCAAGCTCTGCAAGAAACGTTAGGAATTCCTCAGGATTTACCGGAACGCTGTGATCGCGAATCGCAAATCGTATAAACGCAATACCCACCTGATGCGCAGCATCCGCCTCCTGCTGCAATCCCAGCTTGGCCGCTTCCTCTGTCTCCAGCAGCGAGACAACAAGATCAATCCCTGCATCTCGCAGTGTAAGCATCTCGCGATCAAGTCCGTCTCCGCCTCCTGGCCGGGAGACGATGGCCAATTGTTGCGTTATCCAATAAACATAGGCGCTCCTGCTCATGATCGAGCCGCATCCAGCGCCTGCGCGATATCTTCCAGCAGGTCTTCAATGGCCTCACACCCCGCGCTCAGACGAATAAAGCCATCGGCAATCGCATCGCCTCCCCAGCGTGCACGCCGTTCTGCCGATGACGTAATCCCTCCAAAACTGGTTGCATCGGTCAGCAGCTTCGAGTGCGCCAGAAAGCTCTCCGCAGCCGCTTTATCGCGCAGCACAAAGCTGACAACAGGCCCAAAATACCGCATCTGCTGCTTCGCAACAGCATGCGCAGGATGCGTCGTAAGCCCCGGATAAAGCACCTGCTCGACCTCAGGCCGCGTCGTAAGAAACTCCGCGATCGCCTGGGCGTTCTCGCATGAACGCTCCAGCCGCAGCGGCAACGTTGCCATCGAACGCAGCGCGAGCCACGCCTCCATCGGCCCCAGAACGCCGCCCGTCAGCGTGCGCCACTGATCCAGCTTCTTCAACAGCTCAGCATCGCGCACTGCCACATGCCCCACCAGCAGATCGCTGTGCCCCGTCATCGCCTTCGTATCCGACGCAACAGAGATATCCGCGCCCAGCGCAAGCGGCTGCTGCCCAAGCGGAGTCGGCGTCGTGTTATCCACCGCAACCAACGCACCTGCACGGTGAGCCGCATCGGCAAGCGCGGCGATGTCGCAGACGTCCATCGTCGGATTGCTTGGCGTCTCGATCCACACGAGCCTCGCGCCCTCAAGTTGACCGGCCTGCCCGTTGTTGGCCGTCGGAGCATAGCGAAGCTGAACGCCCATCTTCGCAAAGTATTGCTGCGCCAGCACCCGGGCAGCATAGTACGAGCTCTCCGGAAGCACCACCACATCCCCCGGACGCAACACCGCACCAAACACCGCAGTCGTCGCTGCCATCCCCGAAGCAAAAACTAAAGCCGAAGCCGTGTAGCCCGAACCGGACTCCATCTGGGCAATCGCATCCTCCAGATGCGTCCACGTCGGGTTATGCGCCCGCGCATACGTATAAGGCACGCCAGCCGGGTCGCCGGGAGCATGATAGGGAGCAGCAAACACCGGCCCCGCATGAAGAGGCTCACCCGCAACCGCACGCGTCAGGCCCGAACGAACGATCTTTGTAGCATCGCGCATATTTACTGATTGTAAGTGTTAAAGATTCAGCGTCCGCTGAAGTGCTCCCACCCACCTGCCCGCAGCGCGCTACGCCTGCCATCACGCCCGATCAAGGTCACCTGCGGCAATCGACGATCAGCCCGCTGCACCGTGCCGATACGCGTGACAGGCACCCCTGCCATGCTTCGCGGTACACGAGCCGCAGCCGGAGCCGTAAACAGCAGCTCATAGTCCTCGCCACCATCCAGCGCAGCGCGCAGCGCCTCATCCTCTGCAAGACTACGCATCAGCGAATGCATCGGCAGCGCACCCGCATACACCTCCGCCCGCACCCCCGAAGACTCGCACAGATGAGCAAGATCGGTCGAAAGACCATCGCTCAGGTCAATACACGCCGTAGCCAGCCTGCGACGCATTAGCGCCGCTCCCACAGCAAGCCGAGGCTGCGGAAAAAAATGCGGATGCCCTTCCTGCTCCGGCACGCGCGCACGCCGGTTGCTCCTGAGCAACGAAGTCAACTCAACATGAGCCCCACCCAGCGAGCCTGTGACGTAGATCGCATCTCCAGCCCTCGCCGTGCTACGGCGCAACGCCCTGCCCTGCGGAACCGAACCCACCAGGACAATGTCCGCAAGAACAAACTCCCCTGGAGACTCCGAGGTATCCCCACCAGCCAGCGCCGTGTCATATCGCCCTGCCAGACTGCGTAGCCCCACGAAAAAGCCATCCAGCCATGCCCGCCCAGCCCGCGTACGAAGAAGCGTCTTCGGCAATGCCAGCGAAAGAAAAGCCGCAATCGGCTTCCCCCCCATCGCAGCAAGATCGCTTAGCCCACGCGCCAGGCAACGATGACCGACAGATTCTGCCGGATGCAGCTCACGCCGAAAGTGCCTACCCTCTATCGAAAAATCCGTCGTGACCAGCACCTCCTGTCCACGCGGAGGCCGCAGAATGGCGCAATCATCGCCAATCCCCAGCCGGACCGACCTGTTGCGCGCAGGGAAGCTGCGGCGAATCTGGTCGATCAGTTCAAGTTCGCCGGTGATCTTATGCGGAGTTCTCGCCATACCCTTGAACAGCAGCATAAACTTTTCCGCCGGCCCCAGCGTCTAGAACAGACAGATGCGAGACCAAACCGCAAACGGCCTAACCTCCACAAAATGTTTATTTTGTGATAAGTAGACCTCCAGCGGCCAGGGGTTTCACGGTTGCACGGTAACCTCCCCGTTTGTTACCCTCGCAGAGGAAGCCCAAGAGAGTCTGCAATTCTGAAATGACGATTGGTAAATTTCATTTGCCCGTCATGATTGTTGCGTGTGTCTCTCCGTGCCGTGCATCGCTGGCGGTCAAACTCGGGCCCAGGTCGTAGGTTGAAGCTTAAAAAGCGTTACTACATCATGTTTGTCAGCCGGGATGATGATGGCAACATCAGCAAGGTTCCCGTGCCGCTGCATTATGCGTACATCTTTGTCGCCGCTGCAGCCATCGGCATGTTCACCATCACCGGGCTGGCCGGATCGTACTCGCGGATGCTCATCAAGACCGCTCGCTTTAATCAGCTTCGCCAGGACCACAATGCTCTCCAGAAGGACTACGCGCATCTCGAAGAGGCAGCGCGCGAAAAAGATATTCAGGCCGCTTCCCTTGGCTCGCTGGCGAACGAAGTCTCCGCTCTGTACGGACTGACCGCCAGCAAACTGGCTATCCCCGTAGGCCGTCTGACTGGCAAATCGAGCAAGGCGCACGCCCAGGCCGTAGCCGAAGCCGTCGAGAACACCCCGCTTGCCGAAACAGCCAGCCTGACCGACGACAGCTACTACAAATCGGTCGACGCTTTCTATTCACTGCGCAATCAGGCACTGAACGGCACCGTGACTCGCACGTTGAACGGCCTGAACCGGCCCACCTTCGGCTCTGCCAGCATCTTCGGCGGCCTGTCGCTGGGAGAAGACGCCGCTGCGTACGCACCCAATCTCTGGCCCGTCATGGGCCCCATCACCAGCAGCTTCGGCCAGCGTGAAGATCCCGTTCTCGGCAACGGCGAGGGCGAGTTCCATAAAGGCCTGGACATCTCCGCCGCCAATGGCACACCCGTCCGCGCAACCGCCGACGGCGTTGTCAAGACCGCACAGATGGAGAACGGATACGGTCGCGCCGTCGTCCTCGATCACGGCCACGGCGTGGAAACACTCTACGGCCACATGTCCGGCTTTGCCGTCATGACCGGTCAAACCGTCGTTCGCGGACAGGTCATCGGCTATGTCGGACACAGCGGCCGCGTCACCGGCTCGCACCTCCACTACGAGGTACGCATCCGCAACACACCGGTCAACCCGCATAAATACCTGCGCGTCACGCTCGCCGAGCTCGGCTCCGAGGCCCCAACCCTGGCCGAATCTCCCGCCGGAGCAGCAACAAAGCCCACCGTAGCGGCAAAGTAGCCTCCACTACTCCCTGAAAACAAGGAAGGCCGCGCACATCTTGCGCGGCCTTCCTCTTTCGAATCCCGTTCCTACCGCCGCGCCACCCGCAGCACCTTCTTATTCCCATCATTCTTTGCCGGCTTCAGTCCCAGAATCCCGCAAACAAAGTCATACACATTCACATTCCTAAATGAAGCCAGCTTTACCCCAGGCTTAATATCCGGGCCTTCTGCAAAGAAGATCGCCTTCATCTCCGGCACACGCGCCGGATCATAGCCATGGCCGCCGAGGTTCTTGATCTCCTCCGTCTTGGCGTTTGCCTCCAGCGGATACAGCCCCATCGGCACCACCACCGGATCGCCCTCACGCGGATTCGCATTGAAGTCCAGCGGCTTCGGAACATCCTTCAACCGGTATACAGCAAACCGTGGATCGTTCAGCGCCTTCAGCCCGTTATAGATGCGCTGCTTCTCGGCCTCGTCCTTCGGATAGATATTCTGCCCCGCCGTCTTCGCATCTTTCAGGTCCACCAGCTTCGCGATGGAGATCCACTTGCGATCGGCAAACTTCACCATACCGTGATCGGCGACGACAATCATATCGACCGCCAGCCCCGTGGCTTTCAACCGGTCTTCCAGCTCTCCCATCAACGCGTCCAGATGATGCACCGCATCGCGACATTCGTCCGAGTCCGGTCCAAAATCATGTCCGGCGTGGTCCACGTTTGAGTAGTAAAGCGTAATCAGATGCGGACGTTCGGCCTCTGCCAGCGACAACCACGCGATAACCTGATCAATCCGCTTCTCATCGTCGAACTTGTCGTCAAACGGTACCCAGTAGCTCGGACGCTTCCCCGCAATCTTCGCATTCGAAGCCACCCAGAACATCGACGCCGAACGCATCTTGTTACGCTCCGCCAGCGACCACAGCGGAACACCGCCATACCAGTCACTGTTATCCGTAATTTTCGCGTCCTTGTAGTAGTACCGCGCATAATCATGGGCCGGATCGAGAAACTCGTTGTCCACAATCCCATGGTGCTCCGGGTAAAGTCCCGTCACCAATGTGTAGTGATTCGGAAAGGTGAGCGACGGATAACTCGGAATCATCCCCTCCGGCGCGCTCGCTCCCTCGTCTGCCATTTTCAGCAAATGCGGAGCGCCCCACTTCGTCGGATAATCCCACCGAAAACCATCCAGCGAGACCAGCACAACATAGTGCGCCTTCCGCGTCTTCGCCGAATTCAGCGCATTCTTCTCATGGACAACCGGCGCGAGATCTACCGCCGCAGCGCTCGCCGTCAGCGCCGCGAATGCCACACACAACTTCAGCCATCGCCTCATCATCGGCCTCGAATAATGGATAGATTCATCTGTTTCGCGGGCCCGGCAACTATTCTTTGTCATCCGGCACAAGAATCTGCAATGTCAACGGCTTCTCCAGCATACAATCCAGCTTCGCAATCGACTTGATCGCGCGCTCGATCGTATCGGTGGAACACGGCTCCGTCGTCACCACAAACGGCAGCCTGTGCTTCGGATAGCCGGGCCGCTGCAACAGCGAATCGATGTTCGCGCCCACCTTCGCCAGCGCCCCTGCAATCGACGAGACGATGCCCGGCTTGTCATCCACAACAAACCGCAGATAGTGCGGAGCCATAAACTCTCCCGTCACCTGCCGCTTGCGAACCGGATGCTCCGCCGCCTTTGCGCCCTGCGCCACCGCCAGCAGGTCCGAGACGACCGCCACTGCCGTAGGCTCGCCGCCCGCGCCATGGCCCGAGAACACCACATCGCCGCCATACTTGCCGCTGGTCACCACCATATTCTGCGTCCCATGCGACCACGCAATTGGAAAACTCAACGGCACCAGCATCGGAGCCACACGCGCCCGCACCAGCGAACCATCCACCTGCGCTCGCGAGACCTGGCGAATCGTGCAGTTCAACTCCTTCGCATAAACGAAGTCGATCGCCTCAACCGTCGAAATCGTCTGGGTCGTCACCTCATCCGGATTCAGGTCAGCCCCCAGCGCAATGCGCGAAAGAATGCAGAGCTTCGCGCGCGCATCGTAGCCATCCACATCCGCCGATGGATTCGCCTCCGCATAGCCTAGCTCCTGTGCGTCCTTCAGCACCGTGGCATACTCCGCACCACTCTCCATGCGGCTCAAAATATAGTTGCACGTGCCGTTCACAATCCCGCTCAGACGAACGATCCTGTCGCCGCCCAGGCCCTGCTTGATCCCCGGGATCACTGGAACGCCTCCGGCAACCGCCGCGCCGTACACCAGCTGAACGCCATGCTGCGCGGCCAGCTTCTTCAAACTCACGCCGCGATACGCAATCAACTGCTTGTTCGCCGTAACCACGTGCTTGCCTGACGACAATGCCTTCTTCAGCCAGCCCTCAATCGGATTCAGGCCGCCGATCAGCTCGATCACCACATCCACATTGGACTTCAGCACATCGTCGATGTTCTCTGTCCACACCGCGCCTGATGGAACGAACTTCGCCGCAGGTGACTCTTTCTTGCGCGCCACATTGCGGTTATAGATATGCGTCACGGCAACGTTCGGAAACTTCGATTCCGCCAGCACCTTCGCCACCGAGCTGCCCACCGTGCCGAAGCCCAGCAGAGCAACCTTCACTACGCCATCTTTCTTCTTCGCCGCAACCTTCTTTGTCGCCATCGTCCTCGCCTGTTCTTCGTCAGTAGTCCACACGCGCGGTATACCTGCGCCACGCATCAAAGCTGTCATTGCCACGCTCGGCCAGCAGACGCTCCTCAGGAATCGTCCGCGCGCCAATCTCCTTGCGCAGCTCTTCGTACAAAAACGCGTCGTCGAACCCTGCCGCCGCCGCATCGCCCGCCGTGGCGCTATAGAAAATCCCTTCCATACGCGACCAGTAGATCGCCGCCAGGCACATCGGACACGGCT is a genomic window containing:
- a CDS encoding M67 family metallopeptidase, with amino-acid sequence MLHIQYNDYEAMRAHGEETYPHECCGVLLGKSDAEGNHVVQIVRAGNTRTDSAHNRYNIAPQELVKIQRQARGLGLDIVGFYHSHPDHPAQWSPTDFAEAHWIGCSYVITAVEKGEAAITNSFLLTGTNEEDKKFADQPIEIGVAV
- the rsmI gene encoding 16S rRNA (cytidine(1402)-2'-O)-methyltransferase produces the protein MPGDRSGDVPLAPGLYLVATPIGNLEDITLRALRVLRSVDRIACEDTRQTQKLLNHFGITTPTVSYHMHNEGQRAEELVHALKQGARIAVVSDAGTPGIADPGHEIATAAIAAGVPVFPVPGANALINALIASGLSTERFTFHGFLPAKEGQRRTALEALRAQVGVSVETHAFYEAPHRIVDTLADMETVFGVEQAVVIARELTKLHEEFLRGTVAELRAQLASRPAVRGEMVLLFEPQVSSAVAHEQRSIAAEVAALMQAESLSEKDALKRVARERGMGKSEAYRELQREQNRLR
- a CDS encoding CBS domain-containing protein, whose translation is MRGWSFSIGRVFGVEIRIHTFFLLLLGLAISYSSVSGSSGSRGFVLWSILLLAVVVREIARAIAAAWYGLELRSILLLPTGGLQQYATAETTELAATPEVGKRLGIVGPLTNLVFGFLLAAIILATAPEINLLEKPWMTPAHLIRALVWVNVLLAAINLLPAAPLDGGRIFRGEFARNHGLLKGTRAAAGLGQVIGILLAIAGCILPNMWLIMLGGFVFIGAHMDDASMLLSNENDPVRMRDVMLTNFSTLSASDTLEEALQRSVHTLQDVFPVVRGANLVGAVSRQGIVEALQSEGNGYVQGVMTRSFQTAQPDDSLVKTLRRIMGGQGAQLVPVLEGDRIVGIITPQNLAHSMGLLNARRRLRQQTQQHED
- the rsmD gene encoding 16S rRNA (guanine(966)-N(2))-methyltransferase RsmD translates to MRVIAGEYRSRPLSAPRGTKTRPTSDRLRETLFNVIAPHIAGAHFADLYAGSGAVGIEALSRGAQRVWFADNATPAIKAIRENLAALEINARFSIENRGTAVLLDALIKNGTKLDLIFLDPPYESHTEYVRTLGFLGSAKGRPLLAEDARVIAEHRSKDPLEERYGALQRVRVLKQGDAALSFYALAPESESAG
- a CDS encoding MoaD/ThiS family protein — its product is MNIHIPTPLRAYTGGAETVSVPGTTVAEVFTALTTEYPELKQQLFNTEGKLRSFVNVYVNDEDLRYLPSKDATQVAATDELTIIPSIAGGSAVRASRNSLCCSCCPLL
- a CDS encoding protein-tyrosine phosphatase family protein; translated protein: MSRSAYVYWITQQLAIVSRPGGGDGLDREMLTLRDAGIDLVVSLLETEEAAKLGLQQEADAAHQVGIAFIRFAIRDHSVPVNPEEFLTFLAELERRLGAGKRIGIHCRACIGRSSVVAASLLIRSGVTHEAAWTQVTNARGCMVPDTDEQMAWVNRNIKAKTHG
- a CDS encoding PLP-dependent cysteine synthase family protein, translating into MLTTIKPLGSTILERIGHTPLVRLDEVAGELPGIQILGKAEWTNPGGSVKDRAASAIVSDAMKRGLIGNGKGLLDATSGNTGIAYAMLGAALHFPVTLCMPSNVSPERKKYLAAYGAEVIWTSPADGSDGAIRKARELAAAEPDRYYYADQYSNDENWRAHYRTTANEIWEQTEGQVTHFVAGLGTSGTFMGTTRRLKELNPAIRCISMQPDSAFNGLEGLKHMATAIVPKIYDPALADANIDMDTEVAYRFARTLGRKHGLLVGISAAAAVAAAVEVARQEAKAGREAVIVTVLPDSSEKYMSEHFWQEQD
- the moeB gene encoding molybdopterin-synthase adenylyltransferase MoeB; this encodes MPTAIEDAVQLPKLTNEEIARYSRHLILPEVGMEGQQKLKAARVLCVGTGGLGAPLALYLTAAGVGTIGLIDFDVVDESNLQRQIIHSQSTVGKLKVDSAEEMLKGLNKNVNIIKHNTMLTSANALEIFKDYDVIADGTDNFQTRYLVNDACVILKKPNAYASIFRFEGQASVFGTEEGPCYRCLYPEPPPPGLVPSCAEGGVLGILPGLLGVIQATEAIKLILGIGEPLIGRLLLVDALGMNFRSLKLRKNPDCPVCGTHPTVTELIDYDQFCGIEKPTTVGPLEVARDKAVGAGAVVDGIPQVTVEELKKKLDAKEKIFVLDVREPHEYPIANLGAPLIPVGSIESRIAEIAEHKNDEVIVHCRSGARSQKAALALKAAGFTNVSNLSGGILAWADKIDPTMAKY